Genomic DNA from Deltaproteobacteria bacterium:
CCGTGCAGCGTGAGCCAGCGCCGCAAGCCCACGCCGATCGACGCGATCTTGCGGCGCGGATCCAGCCAGACGCCGGCGTAGCCCTCGCGGCGGCACGCGTCGATTCCGAAGTCCGCGAGCACCTCGATCAACGCGCCCTCCAAAGCGCGCAGGTACGCGTGCACGTCGGAGCCGTGGCGCGCGAGATCGAGAAGAGGATAGCCGACCAGCTGCCCGGGGCCGTGCCAGGTCACGTCGCCGCCGCGATTGACCCGGAAGACTTCGTAGCCGAGCCGTCGCAGATCCGCGTCGCTCGCGCGCGTGTTTCCGTCCTTCGCGCCGCGGCCGTAGGTGATCACGTCCGGGTGCTCGAGCAGCAGGATCGTCTCCGCAGCCTCGCCGAGCGCGAGCCGCGCGCGCAGATCCTCCTGCAGCGCCAGCGCGTCCGCGTACGGCACGCGCCCCAGGTGCCGGACGGCGAGCGCGTCAGCTGCCGAAACCGTGTCCATCCTGAACCAGCTCGCGCGGCGTCTCGAGCAATCGCTTGATCTCGGCCAGGAACTGCGCCGCGCGCACGCCGTCGAGGACGCGGTGGTCGACGGACAGGCCGAGAGTCGTGAGGGATCCGATCTCGATCCTCCCGTCGCGGACGATCGGCCGCTCGGCAATCGCGGACACGGCGAGGATCGAGCTCTGTGGCGGGGTGATGATCGCGTAGAAGCGGTCGACGCCGAACATGCCGAGGTTCGAGATCGTGAAGGTTCCGTCCGCGTAATCCGCGGGCTGCAGCTTGCGCATTCGCGCGCGCTGGATCAGCGAGTTCGCCTCCTCGGCGAGCTGCCAGACCGACTTGCCCTGGCAGTCCTTGACCGTCGGCGCGACCAGCTCGTCCTGGACGTCGACGGCCAGGCCGATGTTGATCGCCTCGTAGAGCGCGATGTCGTTCTCCTCGGCGCGGAACGTCGCGTTCACCATCGGGAAGCGCTCCAGCGCGAGCGCGCAGGCCTTGATCATCAGGTGCGTGTAGGTGAGCCGCGCCCGCTTGTCGCCCGCCTCGCGGTTCGCCTGGTCGCGGACCTCGCGCAGCGCATCGGTCGAGACGTCGACCTCGACGTAGAAATGCGGAGCTTCGGCCTTGCTTCGCACCATGTTCCGGATCAGCGCCTTGCGCTTCTGCGAGAGCTGCAGCGCGCCGCGGAACAGCTCCGACTCACGCGCCTTGCCGAGTGACTTCTCCCGCTCCCAGTGCGCGAGCAGATCGGATTTCGTGATCCGTCCCCCGGGCCCGCTTCCCTTCACCGCTTCGAGATCCGTCCCGACGTCGCTCGCCATGCGCAGCGCCAGCGGAGTGGCGCGCGTGCCGTCGGCTTCGGGCTCCTGCGCGACGAGCTCGGCGAGATACGCCTCCAAGTCCGCGACGAGGATCGCGCCGCCCGGTCCCGTTCCTTCGAGCTCCGAGAGGTCGATCGACTTCTCCTCGGCCATGCGCCGCGCTCTCGGGGTGGCGCGGATGCGATCGTCGTCGGCGAGAAGGGTCGGCTGCAATCGCTCTCCCGAAACGGAGGCCGGCGCGGAGACGGCCACGCCCGCAGCCACGGGCTTCGCCGCAGCTCCCTTGGGCGCCGCCACCGGTGCAGCGGGTGCCGCCTGCGGCTGTTCCACCGTCGCGGCCGCGACATCGCCCTCGCTCTCGCCGGGCAGACGCAGCACCGCGATCAGCGTGCCGACCGGAACCGTTGCGCCGGCCTCGACCACGATCTGCGCCACCACGCCCTCGGTGTAGGCCTCGAACTCCATGTCGGCCTTGTCGGTCTCGATTTCGGCGATCACTTCGCCGCGCTTCACCGAGTCGCCGACCCGCTTGCGCCAGGCGATCAGCCGCCCCTCCTCCATCGTGTCGGAAAGCTTGGGCATGCGGATCTGTTTGGGCATCGGAGTTCTCCCGGTCTTTCGGCTAGAGCGTGATCTTCAGCACGGCCTCGACGATTCGCTGCGCGTCCGGAAGCGCGAGCTTCTCGAGATTCGCCGCGTACGGCGTCGGAACATCGGCGGCGGCCACGCGCTGAACCGGCGCCTCGAGCTCGTAGAAGAGCGCCTCGTGGATCTGCGACGCGATCTCGGCGCCGACGCCGACGGTTCGCCAGCCCTCCTCCGCCACCACCGCGCGGCGCGTGCGCAGCACCGAACGCAGAATCGTGTCGCGATCGAGCGGGTCCAGGGTGCGCAGGTCGATCACCTCGGCCTCGATACCCTCGTGTGCGAGCAGCTCCGCCGCGCGAAGCGCCTCGTGCACCATCTTGGACCAGGCGACGATCGTGACGTCGCGACCGGCGCGCTTCACGTCGGCGACGCCGAACGGGAGCAGGACCTCCCCGTCGGGGACCTCCCCCTTGGAGTTGTAGAGCATCTCGTGCTCGATGAAGAGCACCGGGTCTTCGCTGCGAATGGCGGTCTTCAGCAGGCCCTTCAGGTCGTACGGCGTCGAGGGCATGACGACGCGAATGCCGGGCGCGTTCACGAACCACGACTCGATCGAGTGCGAGTGCTGCGCGCCCTTCTGCGTGCCGCCGCCGGCCGCGGCCCGGATCACCAGCGGCAGCTGCGCCTGCCCGCCGAACATGTACCGCGCCTTCGAGACGTGGTTGATGATCTGGTCCATCGCGACGATCCCGAAGTTCAGCGTCATCAGCTCGGCGACCGGACGCAGGCCGGTCATCGCCGCACCCATCGCGACTCCGATGATTCCCGCCTCGGCGATCGGCGTGTCGCGCACGCGTCGCGCGCCGAACTCCGCCATCAGTCCCTCGGTGGCTCGGAACGTGCCGCCGACCAGCCCGACGTCCTCGCCGAGCACGAAGACCCGCGGGTCGCGCGTCATCTCCTCGGCGAGCGCTTGCGAAACGGCTTCGTAGTAGCGGATCTCAGGCACTGGCGTCCTCCGCGTACACATCCTGGTAGAGGGCTTCGGGCGCGGGCCAGGGGCTCGCTTCCGCGAAGCGCATCGCGTCGGTCACGACCTCGTTCGCCTCGGCCTGGACGGCCTCGAGCCGAGCGGCATCGACGATGCCGGCCTCGAGCATCGACTTCGCCAGCCGCGGAATCGGATCCCGCTTCTTCCAGAGCTCCGCCTCGGCGACGCTCCGGTACTTGCCCGCGTCCGTCATGGAGTGGCCCTGGTAGCGGTAGCAGCGCGCTTCGAGCAGGACCGGGCCTCCGCCCTGGCGCGCGAAGCGCACCAGCTCCTCGCACTTCTCCCGCACCGCGAGCACGTCCATTCCGTTCACGACGTGGCCGGGGATGCCGTAGCCCTGCGCCTTCTTGTGGATCTCGTTGAAGGACGACGACGTGCGCACGTCCGTGCCGATCCCGTAGAAGTTGTTCTCGCAGACGAAGATCACCGGCAGGTTCCAGAGCTTCGCCATGTTCAAGGCCTCGTGGAAGACGCCCTGGTTCGAGGCACCGTCGCCGAAGAAGTTCATCACCACCGCGTCGCGGCTCTGCATCTGCATCGAGAGCGCGACGCCGACGCCGATCGGAAGGTTCCCGCCGACGATTCCGTAGCCGCCCAGAAAGTAGTGCTGCGCGTCGAAGAAGTGCATCGACCCGCCCTTGCCCTTGCACACGCCCGTCGCGCGGCCGTAGAGCTCGGCCATCAGCGAGCGAGCCGTGGAGCCGCGCACCAGCGCGTGCGCGTGCACGCGGTAGGTGCCGATCGCGTAGTCGTCGTGATTCAGCGCGGTGATCGCACCGGTCGCGACCGCCTCCTGGCCGATGTACAGATGCGTGAAGCCGCCGATGAAGCCGTCGGCGTAGGCCTCGGCGACGCCCTCCTCGAAGCGGCGGATCAGCACCATGTTCCGGTACATCGTGATCTGGTCGGCGGCGGCGATCGTCATGCTCGACTCCTAGAGCTCGAACTCGGCGGCCTGCAGGTACTTCCCGACGCGGAACAGGAAGCCGTTCCCGGTCGCGCCGTCGATGATTCTGTGGTCGTACGAGAGAGCCATGTACATCATCGGGTGTATGGCGATCGTGTCCTCGCCGCCGGCTTCGACGACGATCGCACGCTTCTTCACCTCGCCCATGCGAAGGATCCCGACCTGCGGTTGGTTGATCACCGCGAATCCGTACAGGTTCCCCTCGCGTCCCGGATTGGTGAGCGTGAACGTGCCGCCCGCGAGCTCGTCCGCGCTGATCTCCCGATCGCGGGCGCGCTTCGCCAGGACGTTGATCGCCTCGGCCAGGCCGATCAGCGAGAGCCGATCGGCGTCCTTGATCACGGGCACGAGCAGGCCGCGCTCGGTCTCGACCGCGATCCCGATGTGGATTCCCGCGCGCTCGACGATCGCGTCTCCGACCACGGCCGAGTTCATGCGCGGGAAGTCGCGAAGCGCGCGGACTGTCGCAGCGACGGCAAACGGTAGATAGGTCAGACCGAAGCCGTGCGCGCGCTCGAACTCCTTCTTGGCCCGCTCGCGGAGCTTCGCGAGCTTGGCGAGATCGACCTCCGCCACCGCGCCGACGTGGGGCGAGACGACTTTGGAGACGACCATGTGCTCCGCGATCCGCCGCCGTATCGCGGTGAACGGGATCACCTTGTCTTCGGGCGCGACGCGGTGCGTGGGGACGCGCAGCTTCGCGAGGAAATCGCCGAGCGTTCCCGCCGCGGATCTCGCGGCCGCTTCGGGCGCTGCCGCGGCGGGAGCGTGTGCGGCCACGTCGGCCTTCGTCACGCGACCGGCGACGCCGCTTCCCGCGATGCTTCCGACGTCGATGCCGCGCTCCTCGGCCATGCGCCTCGCGACCGGCGAGACCCGCGTCGGCTCCGGCGTCGTCTCGACAGCTCTCGGCGCGGCCGCAGCCGGCGGAGCCTCGGTTCGCGTGGCTGCGCCCTGCGCATCGAGCACCACGAGCTCGGTCCCGACCGCGACGGTCGTGCCCTGCGGGACGAGCAGCTTCACGACCACCCCAGACTCGGGCGCGACCACCTCTGCATCGACCTTCTCGGTCGTGATCTCGCAGAGCACCTGGTCCTTGGCGACGCGCTCCCCTTCCGCGACGAGCCAGCGCTCGACGGTTCCCTCCACCACGCTCTCGCCCATCTGCGGCATCGAGACGGTCATGGACATTCGCGCGGGGTCTCCCGATCGCGGCTCAGAAATTGAGCGCGCGATC
This window encodes:
- the lipB gene encoding lipoyl(octanoyl) transferase LipB, whose protein sequence is MDTVSAADALAVRHLGRVPYADALALQEDLRARLALGEAAETILLLEHPDVITYGRGAKDGNTRASDADLRRLGYEVFRVNRGGDVTWHGPGQLVGYPLLDLARHGSDVHAYLRALEGALIEVLADFGIDACRREGYAGVWLDPRRKIASIGVGLRRWLTLHGFALNVNCDLARFDVIVPCGLGDVRMVSMASVLGHEVDFAAVASRVEVALRKVFH
- a CDS encoding 2-oxo acid dehydrogenase subunit E2, giving the protein MPKQIRMPKLSDTMEEGRLIAWRKRVGDSVKRGEVIAEIETDKADMEFEAYTEGVVAQIVVEAGATVPVGTLIAVLRLPGESEGDVAAATVEQPQAAPAAPVAAPKGAAAKPVAAGVAVSAPASVSGERLQPTLLADDDRIRATPRARRMAEEKSIDLSELEGTGPGGAILVADLEAYLAELVAQEPEADGTRATPLALRMASDVGTDLEAVKGSGPGGRITKSDLLAHWEREKSLGKARESELFRGALQLSQKRKALIRNMVRSKAEAPHFYVEVDVSTDALREVRDQANREAGDKRARLTYTHLMIKACALALERFPMVNATFRAEENDIALYEAINIGLAVDVQDELVAPTVKDCQGKSVWQLAEEANSLIQRARMRKLQPADYADGTFTISNLGMFGVDRFYAIITPPQSSILAVSAIAERPIVRDGRIEIGSLTTLGLSVDHRVLDGVRAAQFLAEIKRLLETPRELVQDGHGFGS
- a CDS encoding alpha-ketoacid dehydrogenase subunit beta is translated as MPEIRYYEAVSQALAEEMTRDPRVFVLGEDVGLVGGTFRATEGLMAEFGARRVRDTPIAEAGIIGVAMGAAMTGLRPVAELMTLNFGIVAMDQIINHVSKARYMFGGQAQLPLVIRAAAGGGTQKGAQHSHSIESWFVNAPGIRVVMPSTPYDLKGLLKTAIRSEDPVLFIEHEMLYNSKGEVPDGEVLLPFGVADVKRAGRDVTIVAWSKMVHEALRAAELLAHEGIEAEVIDLRTLDPLDRDTILRSVLRTRRAVVAEEGWRTVGVGAEIASQIHEALFYELEAPVQRVAAADVPTPYAANLEKLALPDAQRIVEAVLKITL
- the pdhA gene encoding pyruvate dehydrogenase (acetyl-transferring) E1 component subunit alpha — encoded protein: MTIAAADQITMYRNMVLIRRFEEGVAEAYADGFIGGFTHLYIGQEAVATGAITALNHDDYAIGTYRVHAHALVRGSTARSLMAELYGRATGVCKGKGGSMHFFDAQHYFLGGYGIVGGNLPIGVGVALSMQMQSRDAVVMNFFGDGASNQGVFHEALNMAKLWNLPVIFVCENNFYGIGTDVRTSSSFNEIHKKAQGYGIPGHVVNGMDVLAVREKCEELVRFARQGGGPVLLEARCYRYQGHSMTDAGKYRSVAEAELWKKRDPIPRLAKSMLEAGIVDAARLEAVQAEANEVVTDAMRFAEASPWPAPEALYQDVYAEDASA
- a CDS encoding 2-oxo acid dehydrogenase subunit E2 — translated: MTVSMPQMGESVVEGTVERWLVAEGERVAKDQVLCEITTEKVDAEVVAPESGVVVKLLVPQGTTVAVGTELVVLDAQGAATRTEAPPAAAAPRAVETTPEPTRVSPVARRMAEERGIDVGSIAGSGVAGRVTKADVAAHAPAAAAPEAAARSAAGTLGDFLAKLRVPTHRVAPEDKVIPFTAIRRRIAEHMVVSKVVSPHVGAVAEVDLAKLAKLRERAKKEFERAHGFGLTYLPFAVAATVRALRDFPRMNSAVVGDAIVERAGIHIGIAVETERGLLVPVIKDADRLSLIGLAEAINVLAKRARDREISADELAGGTFTLTNPGREGNLYGFAVINQPQVGILRMGEVKKRAIVVEAGGEDTIAIHPMMYMALSYDHRIIDGATGNGFLFRVGKYLQAAEFEL